Proteins encoded within one genomic window of Formosa agariphila KMM 3901:
- a CDS encoding LUD domain-containing protein, which yields MSLFRKLFGSKSNKSEEEIQSEDRGKYMPEVKLPIDEKFTINFKDNGGKFLYCENLDEIFQTLDYIIEENSWEDKKILIIDNDLKRRFASSSLKMANPNDTDATYFLTSCENLIADDGSLLITSKQIAEKKLVDLPDNFIVFATTSQIVGSIGEGLRGIKSNNSQRIPTNITTIKHFKSVEEKNFMTYGSNSKNLYLLLLEDL from the coding sequence ATGAGTCTATTTAGAAAGCTTTTTGGTTCAAAATCAAATAAATCAGAAGAAGAAATACAATCTGAAGACAGGGGCAAATATATGCCTGAAGTTAAACTACCCATTGACGAAAAGTTTACTATAAACTTTAAAGATAACGGTGGTAAGTTCTTGTATTGTGAAAATTTAGATGAAATTTTCCAAACACTAGATTATATCATCGAAGAAAATAGTTGGGAAGACAAGAAGATTCTTATTATTGATAATGATTTAAAAAGGCGCTTTGCCTCTTCTAGTTTAAAAATGGCTAATCCTAATGATACGGATGCTACTTATTTTTTAACTAGTTGTGAAAACTTAATTGCAGACGATGGTTCTCTTTTAATTACCTCAAAACAAATCGCTGAAAAGAAACTTGTAGACTTACCAGATAATTTTATTGTTTTCGCTACCACAAGCCAAATTGTTGGCAGTATTGGTGAAGGATTACGCGGCATAAAATCTAACAACTCTCAAAGAATACCGACAAATATTACTACAATAAAACACTTTAAATCTGTCGAAGAAAAAAACTTTATGACATACGGTAGTAATTCAAAAAACCTATACCTACTTCTTTTAGAAGACCTCTAA
- the ftsH gene encoding ATP-dependent zinc metalloprotease FtsH: MANDKKTPNKKPKLNPYWIYGAIIAIFIAIQLFSSNSLQDASATTPSEFMTYLRNGDIETVEIVNKRKAEVFLTEEALQKETHKGSKPSTLLPTASKLPNYSFEFGDLQNFENQINSTITDLDLKTTVNYKTEQNLMGDFLMGILPFILLIGVWIFIMRRMSGGGGGGAGGQIFNIGKSKAKLFDQNTDVKTSFKDVAGLEGAKEEIQEIVDFLKNPEKYTSLGGKIPKGALLVGPPGTGKTLLAKAVAGEAKVPFFSLSGSDFVEMFVGVGASRVRDLFKQAKEKSPAIIFIDEIDAIGRARGKNNMSGSNDERENTLNQLLTEMDGFGTNTNVIVLAATNRADVLDSALMRAGRFDRQIFVDLPDIREREEIFEVHLKPIKKSESLDTDFLAKQTPGFSGADIANVCNEAALIAARQGKKAVDKQDFLDAVDRIVGGLEKKNKIITPSEKKAIAYHEAGHATVSWMLEHAAPLVKVTIVPRGRSLGAAWYLPEERLIVRPEQMLDEMCAALGGRAAEKVIFNKISTGALSDLEKVTKQARAMVTVYGLSDKVGNLTYYDSSGQNEYGFTKPYSERTAELIDKEISDIIETQYERAIKLLEDNKDKLTELADVLLEKEVIFKDNLEKIFGKRPFDPELKPLLDK, from the coding sequence ATGGCAAACGACAAGAAAACTCCAAATAAGAAACCTAAATTAAATCCGTATTGGATTTATGGAGCAATAATAGCAATTTTTATTGCTATCCAACTTTTTAGTAGTAATAGCTTACAAGATGCTAGTGCTACAACGCCTTCTGAGTTTATGACATATCTTAGAAATGGCGATATTGAAACTGTTGAAATTGTAAATAAAAGAAAAGCAGAAGTCTTCTTAACAGAAGAAGCTTTACAGAAGGAAACGCATAAAGGCTCTAAACCTTCTACATTACTGCCTACAGCTTCAAAACTACCTAATTATAGTTTTGAATTTGGAGACTTACAGAACTTCGAAAATCAAATAAATTCAACAATTACAGATTTAGATTTAAAAACTACTGTAAATTATAAAACCGAACAGAACCTAATGGGTGATTTCCTTATGGGGATTCTTCCTTTTATTCTTTTAATTGGAGTTTGGATTTTTATAATGCGTAGAATGTCTGGCGGCGGCGGCGGTGGCGCTGGTGGTCAAATATTTAACATTGGTAAGTCTAAAGCAAAATTATTCGACCAAAATACAGATGTTAAAACATCATTTAAAGATGTTGCTGGTTTAGAAGGTGCTAAAGAAGAAATTCAAGAAATTGTAGACTTCCTTAAAAACCCTGAAAAATATACATCTCTAGGAGGTAAAATTCCTAAAGGAGCTTTACTAGTAGGACCTCCTGGAACAGGAAAAACCTTATTAGCAAAAGCTGTTGCTGGTGAAGCAAAAGTGCCTTTCTTCTCGTTATCTGGTTCAGATTTCGTTGAAATGTTTGTTGGTGTTGGTGCGTCTCGTGTAAGAGATTTATTCAAGCAAGCGAAAGAGAAATCTCCTGCAATTATTTTTATTGATGAAATTGATGCCATTGGTCGTGCAAGAGGAAAAAACAACATGTCTGGTTCTAATGATGAAAGAGAAAACACATTAAACCAATTATTAACAGAAATGGATGGTTTTGGAACCAATACAAATGTAATTGTATTAGCAGCAACCAACAGAGCCGATGTTTTAGATAGTGCCTTAATGCGTGCTGGTCGTTTTGATAGACAAATTTTTGTTGATCTTCCAGACATTAGAGAGCGTGAAGAAATTTTTGAAGTGCATTTAAAGCCAATCAAAAAGTCTGAAAGTCTAGACACCGATTTCTTAGCAAAACAAACTCCAGGATTTTCTGGTGCAGACATTGCCAATGTATGTAACGAAGCGGCTTTAATTGCTGCAAGACAAGGTAAGAAAGCTGTAGACAAGCAAGATTTCTTAGATGCCGTAGACCGTATCGTTGGTGGTTTAGAAAAGAAAAACAAAATCATTACGCCTAGCGAAAAGAAAGCGATTGCTTATCACGAAGCTGGTCATGCTACTGTGAGTTGGATGTTAGAACATGCTGCACCACTTGTAAAAGTAACGATTGTACCACGTGGACGCTCTTTAGGTGCTGCTTGGTATTTACCAGAAGAACGCTTAATTGTTAGACCAGAACAAATGCTAGACGAAATGTGTGCTGCATTAGGAGGACGTGCTGCAGAGAAAGTTATTTTTAATAAAATCTCTACAGGAGCTTTAAGTGATTTAGAAAAAGTTACAAAACAAGCAAGAGCTATGGTAACTGTTTATGGTTTAAGCGACAAAGTAGGTAACTTAACATATTACGATTCTTCAGGACAAAACGAATATGGTTTCACAAAACCTTATAGTGAAAGAACTGCAGAACTTATCGATAAAGAAATATCTGATATTATTGAGACTCAGTACGAAAGAGCAATAAAACTCTTAGAAGACAATAAAGATAAACTTACCGAATTAGCCGATGTGCTATTAGAAAAAGAAGTTATCTTTAAAGACAATCTTGAAAAGATATTTGGAAAGCGTCCATTCGATCCTGAATTGAAGCCTTTATTAGATAAATAA
- the rsfS gene encoding ribosome silencing factor, whose translation MAKENINADLLISTIISGIEDVKGKEISILDLREIENTVCDYFIVCEGTSNTQVNAIVNAVQKKVSKELKDKPWHIEGQDNAEWVLMDYVHVVVHVFQKHIREYYDIESLWGDAKTTLIETNY comes from the coding sequence ATGGCGAAAGAAAACATAAATGCAGACCTGCTAATTTCTACTATAATAAGTGGAATTGAAGATGTTAAAGGAAAAGAAATAAGTATTTTAGACTTACGTGAAATTGAAAATACGGTTTGCGACTACTTTATAGTATGTGAGGGAACTTCAAACACTCAAGTGAATGCCATTGTAAACGCTGTTCAGAAAAAAGTAAGTAAAGAACTTAAAGACAAGCCTTGGCATATTGAAGGACAAGATAATGCCGAATGGGTATTAATGGACTATGTTCATGTTGTCGTTCACGTTTTTCAGAAACATATACGCGAATACTATGACATTGAGAGCCTTTGGGGCGATGCAAAAACAACTTTAATTGAAACAAACTATTAA
- a CDS encoding biotin--[acetyl-CoA-carboxylase] ligase translates to MRIIKLDAIDSTNTFLKQLSSCELLEDYTVVVAKQQTMGRGQMGTVWESEPAKNLMFSVFKEVAFVPVEMQFYISMATAISIYKAFKKLMLPRVQIKWPNDILSDNKKICGVLIENIVTQHGLRESILGIGVNVNQSDFKGLPKASSIVNKIGRIYNLDEVLHHIMVELKECFGWLERGEYDRLRTEYESALFKKNKPSTFLDAEGCMFGGFILGVTDYGNLKVLLEDEIIKEFDLKEITLLY, encoded by the coding sequence ATGCGTATAATCAAACTTGATGCCATCGATTCCACAAATACTTTTTTAAAGCAATTAAGTAGCTGCGAATTGTTGGAAGATTATACTGTAGTTGTTGCTAAACAACAAACTATGGGGCGCGGACAAATGGGAACAGTGTGGGAGTCTGAACCTGCTAAAAACCTTATGTTTAGTGTGTTTAAGGAAGTTGCCTTTGTGCCCGTAGAGATGCAATTTTATATTAGTATGGCTACTGCTATTTCAATTTATAAAGCATTTAAAAAATTAATGCTCCCTCGGGTACAAATTAAATGGCCCAACGACATATTGTCAGATAACAAAAAGATATGTGGCGTACTTATAGAAAATATAGTAACACAGCATGGTTTACGAGAAAGTATTTTAGGAATTGGAGTGAATGTTAATCAATCAGATTTTAAAGGTTTGCCAAAAGCGTCTTCTATTGTGAATAAAATAGGAAGGATTTATAATTTAGATGAAGTGCTTCATCATATCATGGTCGAATTAAAAGAGTGCTTTGGTTGGTTAGAACGTGGAGAATACGATAGACTGAGAACCGAATATGAAAGTGCTTTGTTTAAAAAAAATAAACCTTCAACATTTTTAGATGCTGAAGGTTGTATGTTTGGTGGTTTCATTCTTGGTGTAACAGACTATGGTAATTTAAAAGTACTGTTAGAAGATGAAATTATTAAAGAATTCGATTTAAAAGAAATCACTCTGCTGTATTAA
- a CDS encoding SRPBCC family protein, which yields MNLESPEVTIDKSSQDVFDFLSDIKNFEKLMPDNISKFEILSDDKFLFALKGMPEIILKKKEVIPPNKIVLGAAGGKIDFSLVGHINETVDGKSNVKLQFEGDFNPMMAMMIKGPISKFIETLVTKMPASV from the coding sequence ATGAATTTAGAATCTCCAGAAGTAACCATCGATAAATCATCTCAAGACGTATTTGATTTTCTTTCTGATATTAAAAATTTTGAAAAACTAATGCCTGATAACATTAGCAAATTTGAGATTTTAAGCGACGACAAATTTCTATTTGCTTTAAAAGGAATGCCTGAAATTATTTTGAAAAAAAAGGAAGTTATTCCTCCAAACAAAATAGTTCTTGGAGCCGCTGGAGGTAAAATAGATTTTTCTTTAGTAGGACATATTAATGAAACCGTAGACGGAAAAAGTAATGTTAAACTTCAATTTGAAGGCGACTTTAATCCTATGATGGCTATGATGATAAAAGGACCAATTTCTAAGTTTATAGAAACTTTGGTAACAAAAATGCCAGCATCTGTTTAA
- the pyrE gene encoding orotate phosphoribosyltransferase: MIFNKHTARKTAEVLLQVNAIKLSPSAPFTWASGWKSPIYCDNRIILSFPPIRNYIRETMAKDIEKQYGKPDVIAGVATGAIGIGMLVAEYLGLPFIYVRPEAKSHGRQNQIEGFAQKGQNVVVVEDLISTGKSSLNAVKALREAGLNVKGMIAIFSYGFNVANENFEKEKVTLHTLSNYENLIEQAVETNYVSQSEVQTLTDWNANPSEWNAI; this comes from the coding sequence ATGATTTTTAACAAACATACTGCTCGAAAAACTGCTGAAGTTTTGTTGCAAGTAAATGCAATTAAACTTAGCCCTAGCGCCCCTTTTACTTGGGCCTCAGGATGGAAGTCTCCTATTTATTGCGATAATAGGATTATATTGTCATTTCCACCTATAAGAAATTACATACGTGAAACCATGGCTAAAGATATTGAAAAGCAATATGGCAAACCAGATGTTATAGCTGGTGTTGCTACAGGTGCTATTGGTATTGGAATGCTAGTTGCCGAATATTTGGGTCTGCCATTTATTTACGTTAGACCAGAAGCCAAAAGCCACGGTAGACAAAACCAGATTGAAGGTTTTGCTCAAAAAGGTCAGAATGTAGTGGTCGTTGAAGATTTAATTAGCACTGGAAAAAGTAGTTTAAATGCGGTTAAAGCGTTAAGAGAAGCCGGCCTAAATGTAAAAGGTATGATTGCTATTTTTTCTTATGGTTTTAATGTTGCTAACGAAAATTTCGAAAAAGAAAAGGTCACCCTGCATACTTTAAGTAATTACGAGAATTTAATAGAGCAAGCTGTAGAAACAAATTATGTTTCGCAATCTGAGGTTCAAACATTAACCGATTGGAATGCCAATCCGAGTGAATGGAACGCTATTTAA
- a CDS encoding NUDIX hydrolase yields the protein MYKIFVNEKPIVLTTEVEKETHFKNYLLDTVHIGKVIKELNNTSLKEVRLIHKNEDKLLKKFLKKLPNVVAGGGKVYNKDGNILFIYRNDKWDLPKGKAESGETIEETSLREVEEETGVTGLKITKPLHTTYHIFKRNGKFKIKVTHWFEMSTDFKGNLWPQLNEGITKVEWLNEVEAIQALENSYANIRPLI from the coding sequence ATGTATAAGATTTTTGTCAATGAAAAGCCAATCGTTTTAACCACAGAGGTTGAGAAAGAAACACATTTTAAGAACTATTTATTAGATACGGTTCATATTGGTAAAGTCATAAAAGAATTAAATAATACGTCTTTAAAAGAGGTTCGTTTAATTCATAAAAACGAGGATAAACTATTAAAAAAGTTTTTAAAAAAATTACCAAATGTTGTTGCTGGAGGCGGAAAAGTCTATAATAAAGATGGTAATATTCTATTTATATATAGAAACGACAAATGGGATTTACCAAAAGGTAAAGCCGAGTCTGGAGAAACTATAGAAGAAACTTCTTTGCGCGAAGTAGAGGAAGAAACTGGTGTAACTGGATTAAAAATAACCAAACCTTTACATACGACCTATCATATATTTAAACGAAATGGTAAGTTTAAAATTAAGGTGACTCATTGGTTTGAAATGTCTACCGATTTTAAAGGAAATCTTTGGCCACAACTTAACGAAGGGATTACAAAAGTAGAATGGCTAAACGAAGTTGAAGCGATACAAGCTTTAGAGAATTCTTATGCTAACATTCGTCCGCTTATTTAA
- a CDS encoding N-formylglutamate amidohydrolase, producing the protein MKLLLTCEHGGAYIPNRFESYFINEKTTLQTHRGFDIGALDVFKYLKPLASFSNFSETSRLLIELNRSLHHKDLFSEYTKTASNETKQRLISGYYLIYRNAVEGYIKKQIDKGETVLHLSVHSFTPILNGIERQTDIGLLYDSAKSEEKAICKQFSTELLRLNPKLKVRYNYPYLGTADGFTTYLRKHFPDNYLGIEIEINQKFASKNAMPPVLKHQIYDALKACLTN; encoded by the coding sequence ATGAAACTGCTATTAACTTGCGAGCATGGCGGTGCTTATATTCCTAATCGATTTGAATCTTATTTTATAAATGAAAAAACCACGTTGCAAACGCATCGTGGTTTTGATATTGGTGCTTTAGATGTTTTTAAATACTTGAAACCACTTGCCAGTTTTTCAAATTTCAGCGAAACAAGTCGTTTACTTATTGAACTAAACCGCTCATTGCATCATAAAGATTTGTTTTCAGAATACACTAAAACAGCGTCTAACGAAACAAAACAACGCCTTATATCTGGTTATTATCTCATTTATAGAAATGCTGTTGAAGGTTATATTAAGAAACAAATCGATAAAGGTGAAACAGTATTACATCTTTCTGTGCACAGCTTCACCCCAATATTAAATGGAATTGAACGCCAAACAGATATTGGCTTGTTATACGACAGCGCTAAATCTGAAGAGAAAGCAATTTGCAAACAATTTAGTACTGAACTTTTAAGACTAAACCCGAAATTAAAAGTGAGATATAACTATCCCTATTTAGGAACAGCAGATGGATTTACAACATATCTGCGTAAACATTTTCCTGATAATTATTTAGGTATTGAAATAGAAATCAATCAGAAATTTGCATCAAAGAATGCAATGCCTCCAGTATTAAAACATCAAATTTATGACGCGTTAAAAGCCTGTTTAACGAATTAA
- a CDS encoding glutamate-cysteine ligase family protein, with protein MNKKYHLFDVYGIELEYMLVHQSDLKIAPIVDTLLTKKKGKLTSDIVNGKIAWSNELVAHVVELKTNGPTKDLNGLASLFHENIKEINAILKPLQTKLLPTAAHPFMNPKTDTELWKHSYSEVYELYNRIFNCKNHGWSNVQSVHINLPFFDDKEFEKLHAAIRIVLPLIPGLSASSPVLEGKLTGFKDTRLEYYKTNQKEIPEMAGLVIPERVFTKLDYFATIFEPIKKAIKPFDTHNILDHHFLNSRGAIARFDRNAIEIRLVDIQECPKADIAICALIIETLKLLVNKKLALLTAQKRWVKEDLFVILDDAIKNGENTIISNLDYLNLFDIEDETTIQNVWKHIYDLAKPQIHKSHHNTIETILNEGTLATRIEKVLTDDFTEEHIIKVYADLAECLQNNNLFLK; from the coding sequence ATGAATAAAAAATATCATCTTTTTGATGTTTACGGAATTGAACTAGAATATATGCTAGTACATCAATCCGATTTAAAAATTGCTCCGATTGTTGATACGCTTTTAACTAAAAAGAAAGGCAAATTAACTTCGGATATTGTGAATGGAAAAATTGCATGGAGCAACGAATTGGTTGCGCATGTGGTAGAGCTTAAAACCAACGGACCTACAAAAGATTTAAATGGTTTAGCTTCGCTATTTCATGAAAATATTAAGGAAATTAATGCCATTTTAAAACCGTTACAAACCAAATTATTACCAACGGCGGCACATCCTTTTATGAATCCGAAAACAGACACAGAACTTTGGAAACACAGTTATAGTGAAGTTTACGAATTATACAACCGTATTTTTAATTGTAAAAATCACGGATGGAGTAATGTGCAAAGTGTACACATAAACTTGCCGTTTTTTGATGATAAAGAGTTTGAAAAATTACACGCTGCCATACGTATTGTATTGCCTTTAATTCCTGGGTTAAGCGCGAGCTCTCCTGTTTTAGAAGGCAAATTAACCGGGTTTAAAGATACCCGTTTGGAATATTACAAAACAAACCAGAAGGAGATTCCTGAAATGGCAGGTCTTGTTATTCCGGAACGAGTGTTTACCAAACTCGATTATTTTGCTACGATTTTCGAACCGATAAAAAAGGCTATAAAACCTTTTGATACACATAACATTTTAGATCACCACTTTTTAAACTCTCGTGGTGCCATTGCACGTTTCGATAGAAATGCCATTGAAATCCGTTTGGTCGACATTCAAGAATGTCCAAAAGCAGATATAGCTATTTGTGCGTTAATTATTGAAACATTGAAACTGTTAGTCAATAAAAAACTAGCACTTCTAACTGCTCAAAAACGCTGGGTAAAAGAAGATTTATTTGTAATCTTAGATGACGCCATCAAGAATGGAGAAAATACCATCATTTCAAATTTAGATTATCTGAATTTGTTTGATATTGAAGATGAAACGACCATACAAAATGTTTGGAAACATATATATGATTTAGCGAAGCCTCAAATTCACAAATCACATCATAACACTATCGAAACCATTTTAAACGAAGGTACTTTAGCAACCAGAATTGAAAAGGTTTTAACCGATGATTTCACTGAAGAACACATTATAAAAGTCTATGCAGATTTAGCAGAATGTCTTCAAAATAACAACTTGTTTTTAAAATGA
- a CDS encoding RimK family protein, with protein sequence MNKYIVVNQPEKWNFSIENIKVISSQEYLTNPEFSLLKKARIFNLCKDYSYQSKGYYVSLLAEARGHLPIPTVKNIVDLKALKLVRIVSDEFDDTIQQSLKNIKSQEFTLSIYFGQNVAQKYKELSLLFYKHFQVPFLRVKFNHTTKWNIQSIKAISESEIPVEHLDSVQEFANQYFSKKRYDIPKLNKSDFDLAILVNPKDPAPPSNAKALKKFIDLAEKMNIYAEIIEPKDLSRLSSFDALFIRQSTEVNNEAYAFARKAQKEGIAIIDYPDAILKCCNKVYMAEALQNANIDTPKTIIVHKDNKNQVLESVGLPCVLKAPDSTFSFGVKKAKTEAEYKTLVSEMLKESDLIIAQEFCPSDYDWRIGILDDKPFYACKYYMAKGHWQIYNWNAKKKDDQDGDADCLPIEQVPKNVLRMAIKSAKLMGKGLYGIDIKVVNNQPMVIEINDNPNIDFGVEDAYYGDLVYTEILSALKKRLD encoded by the coding sequence ATGAACAAGTATATTGTTGTCAATCAACCTGAAAAATGGAATTTTTCGATTGAGAATATTAAAGTAATATCTTCACAAGAGTACCTTACTAACCCAGAATTTTCGCTACTAAAAAAAGCTAGGATTTTTAACTTATGTAAAGATTACTCTTACCAATCTAAAGGCTATTATGTTTCGCTTTTAGCAGAGGCACGTGGACATTTACCAATCCCGACTGTTAAAAATATTGTCGATTTAAAAGCTTTAAAACTGGTACGTATTGTTTCAGACGAATTTGACGATACCATACAACAAAGTTTAAAAAACATAAAGTCACAAGAATTTACCTTGAGTATTTATTTCGGACAGAATGTGGCTCAGAAATATAAAGAGTTAAGCTTGTTGTTTTACAAACATTTTCAGGTACCATTTTTACGGGTTAAATTTAATCATACTACCAAGTGGAACATTCAGAGTATTAAAGCGATTTCGGAATCTGAAATTCCTGTGGAGCACTTAGATAGTGTTCAGGAGTTTGCGAATCAGTATTTTTCGAAAAAACGTTACGATATTCCTAAGTTAAACAAAAGTGATTTCGATTTGGCTATTTTAGTAAACCCGAAAGACCCAGCGCCACCGAGTAATGCTAAGGCCTTAAAAAAGTTTATCGATTTAGCTGAAAAAATGAATATTTATGCCGAAATCATCGAGCCTAAAGATTTGTCGCGCCTATCGTCTTTTGATGCTTTATTTATTCGTCAAAGTACCGAAGTGAATAACGAAGCCTATGCCTTTGCTCGAAAAGCTCAAAAAGAAGGAATCGCTATTATAGATTATCCAGATGCTATCTTAAAATGTTGCAATAAAGTGTATATGGCCGAAGCGCTACAGAACGCAAATATAGACACGCCAAAAACCATCATTGTACATAAAGACAACAAAAACCAAGTGTTAGAAAGTGTAGGATTACCGTGTGTATTAAAAGCACCGGACTCGACATTCTCCTTTGGGGTAAAAAAAGCTAAAACCGAAGCCGAGTATAAGACGTTAGTTTCTGAAATGCTAAAGGAATCCGACCTTATTATTGCACAAGAATTCTGTCCGTCCGATTACGATTGGCGTATTGGAATTTTAGACGACAAGCCTTTTTATGCCTGTAAGTATTATATGGCAAAAGGCCATTGGCAGATTTATAACTGGAATGCCAAAAAGAAAGACGACCAAGATGGCGATGCCGATTGCTTACCTATTGAACAAGTGCCTAAAAACGTATTAAGAATGGCAATAAAATCGGCTAAACTTATGGGTAAAGGCTTATATGGCATAGACATAAAAGTGGTAAATAACCAACCTATGGTTATAGAAATTAACGACAACCCAAATATCGATTTTGGTGTAGAAGACGCGTATTATGGCGATTTGGTTTACACCGAAATTCTTTCAGCATTAAAAAAACGTTTAGATTAA
- a CDS encoding chloride channel protein — MKIHRKKKIIKYLNILDQPIKFNPFVFSWSFLLWAFLGLIGGITAGIYWIVLEFLTHQVAFFEGWQVIPVMAIGGLLAGLVIHFIGDPGEIQLIVNNIRFNKGKLNPKNNPSMILSSFFCIASGGSLGPEAPLVQVTGSIGTWLGKIFRLKGEALRSLSIAGMASGFTALFGAPLGGSLFALEILHYKHAVEYYRAIIPALVASSFSYIVFALIVHLGLGPTWNLSAYEYSGIFDFGYAVLFAIIATAIGWAFIYCVKFFKIVFEKRPIPIYIKTLIGGLLLGVIAYYIPITRYFGHHEINELITEQFPLKLLFVILIFKIIAIAITVTSGWRGGFIIPLFFVGTTLGLIIHHFIPSVSLTLTIVSCMAAINACVTRTPMSTTILLTTLTGFGHLIPILFASLTGYFLAPKIPFISAQKHQD; from the coding sequence GTGAAAATACATAGAAAGAAAAAGATAATTAAATATCTGAATATACTAGACCAGCCTATAAAATTCAATCCCTTTGTGTTTAGTTGGTCATTTTTACTTTGGGCCTTCTTAGGGCTAATTGGTGGTATTACCGCAGGAATTTATTGGATTGTTTTAGAGTTCTTGACGCATCAGGTTGCCTTTTTTGAAGGTTGGCAAGTTATTCCTGTTATGGCCATTGGTGGTCTTTTAGCAGGATTAGTTATTCATTTTATTGGAGACCCAGGAGAAATTCAACTTATTGTAAACAACATTCGTTTTAATAAAGGAAAATTAAATCCAAAGAATAATCCCTCGATGATTTTATCGTCATTTTTTTGTATTGCCTCTGGCGGAAGCTTAGGTCCGGAAGCACCATTGGTGCAAGTAACCGGTTCTATAGGTACTTGGCTTGGAAAAATATTTCGACTAAAAGGAGAAGCCCTACGTTCCTTGAGTATTGCAGGAATGGCATCTGGGTTTACAGCATTATTTGGAGCACCTCTTGGTGGTAGTTTATTTGCACTAGAAATTTTACATTACAAACATGCTGTAGAGTATTACCGTGCAATTATTCCCGCACTTGTTGCTAGTAGTTTTAGTTATATCGTGTTCGCTTTAATTGTTCATCTTGGCCTCGGTCCCACTTGGAATTTGTCCGCTTACGAGTATTCTGGGATTTTCGATTTTGGTTATGCCGTATTATTTGCAATTATAGCAACAGCTATTGGTTGGGCTTTTATTTATTGTGTAAAATTCTTTAAAATAGTGTTCGAAAAACGACCAATTCCTATTTACATAAAAACATTAATTGGCGGATTACTTTTGGGTGTAATTGCCTATTACATTCCAATTACTCGCTATTTTGGTCATCACGAGATAAACGAGCTTATAACCGAGCAATTTCCTTTAAAATTACTATTCGTTATCTTAATTTTTAAAATTATTGCAATTGCCATAACTGTCACATCGGGATGGCGTGGAGGTTTTATTATTCCCTTATTTTTTGTAGGCACCACTTTAGGTTTAATTATTCATCATTTTATACCATCGGTAAGTTTAACCTTAACTATTGTAAGCTGTATGGCTGCGATAAATGCATGTGTAACACGAACTCCAATGAGTACCACAATTTTACTAACAACCCTTACTGGATTTGGACATTTAATTCCTATTTTATTTGCGAGTTTAACCGGATATTTTCTAGCACCAAAAATTCCATTTATAAGCGCACAAAAGCATCAGGATTAA